A DNA window from Impatiens glandulifera chromosome 7, dImpGla2.1, whole genome shotgun sequence contains the following coding sequences:
- the LOC124910199 gene encoding putative cyclin-D6-1, giving the protein MEEFDIENPLSLHLNDQISSLFEIESDHIPSHNYSQILKTTSVRRESISLISHYCSNFTPYLSYLAITYLDRFLSNQGIPESKPWVSRILAVSCVSLALKMRKTESSAIDIQNDNGGGVIFDTETIHRMELLILGVLKWRMRSITPFSFINFFISFFKLMDPSFTQSLKTRANDIIMKAQKNDMNYTLEYKPSIMAASALLSSCHELFPLQFSCFKNAISNCSYVNQEELYRCFDLVKEIAMEEYECVMDRVCRSRLTPVNVLDEQWWSLSSSDEMTVIVGGDGGGSETVMKRRKTGGSGLGNDKSFQLSEIQQF; this is encoded by the exons ATGGAAGAATTCGATATCGAAAATCCTCTCAGCCTACATCTAAACGACCAAATCTCATCCCTATTTGAAATCGAATCAGATCATATCCCATCTCATAACTATTCACAAATTCTTAAAACCACTTCTGTTCGTCGTGAATCAATCTCTCTCATTTCCCATTACTGTTCTAATTTCACCCCTTATCTTTCTTATCTCGCCATTACTTATCTCGACCGTTTTCTCTCCAATCAAGGCATTCCG GAAAGTAAGCCATGGGTATCTCGAATTCTTGCTGTTTCATGTGTTTCTTTGGCATTGAAGATGAGAAAAACAGAGTCTTCCGCCATTGATATCCAG AATGATAATGGAGGAGGGGTTATATTCGACACAGAAACGATTCATCGGATGGAATTATTAATCCTCGGAGTTCTCAAATGGAGAATGCGTTCTATAACCCCATTCTCTTTCATTAACTTCTTCATATCATTCTTCAAATTGATGGATCCTTCTTTCACACAGTCACTAAAAACTCGAGCAAATGATATCATCATGAAAGCTCAAAAAAATG ACATGAATTATACATTAGAGTATAAACCATCTATAATGGCGGCCTCAGCTCTTCTTTCCTCCTGTCATGAACTATTTCCATTGCAATTTTCCTGTTTCAAGAATGCCATTTCTAACTGTTCATATGTGAATCAG GAAGAGCTTTATAGATGTTTTGATTTAGTGAAAGAGATTGCTATGGAGGAATATGAATGTGTTATGGATAGGGTTTGTAGGTCGAGATTAACGCCGGTGAATGTTCTTGATGAGCAATGGTGGAGCTTGAGTAGCTCCGATGAGATGACGGTGATCGTCGGCGGCGACGGAGGTGGAAGTGAAACAGTAATGAAACGTAGAAAGACCGGCGGCAGTGGGTTGGGAAATGATAAGTCATTTCAGCTTTCAGAGATTCAACAGTTCTGA